A single genomic interval of Eurosta solidaginis isolate ZX-2024a chromosome 3, ASM4086904v1, whole genome shotgun sequence harbors:
- the LOC137247254 gene encoding uncharacterized protein: protein MQIMKSPTIWESASRPLFVRSVWLEAPKIGRAGPQRHFILDYEPKRRSALTKSAANSCRSSKVYATLQHSNSYDFAGDWRDYQQCSACSEHLPTDLLLIVPAKVEHIPTTAGTTQFQPTTKHTLKPLSSTCRTQKRPTIFLRNRAPENGPLHELYAFYSRHSSLQDLQSSLSQAHSHADERLAERVLNWLDLAAGKGEQAIQPTQPQELQEMLKNRQKKTTVTKTGPAQATRVSGNVTTTSSNKLQRAATAQASTKFQPTTTAAQSQTRIQSPPAQPPAPQSATQTRKQVRYANATRTTQSTSNNTTSQAAAQMSQQQPTLSRDAVKHVTIIFDREGVPVRFNRPVRNIDLCSLSASPDTVRRLAGTLASARLYSEVETPQTNAVPRIMSSRVRSSSDASKSVQRRTHDTSINDAKKQLHIFMPNLPKKNLLTAIDANESVCGSADDTLSGLSNAFSELCKI from the exons ATGCAAATAATGAAATCACCGACAATTTGGGAATCTGCTAGTCGTCCGCTATTCGTGCGTTCCGTTTGGTTGGAGGCACCAAAAATCGGTCGTGCTGGTCCGCAACGTCACTTCATATTAGACTACGAACCGAAACGGAGAAGTGCGCTTACAAAATCGGCTGCAAACAGCTGTAGGAGCAGTAAAGTTTATG CCACACTGCAACATTCCAATTCGTACGATTTCGCTGGCGACTGGCGTGATTATCAACAGTGCAGCGCATGCAGCGAGCATTTACCAACCGACCTACTACTAATTGTGCCTGCAAAAGTAGAGCACATACCCACAACAGCCGGCACAACGCAGTTCCAGCCGACAACCAAACACACACTAAAACCCTTATCGTCGACGTGTCGCACACAAAAGCGTCCTACAATTTTCTTGCGCAACCGCGCGCCAGAAAACGGTCCATTACACGAACTCTACGCGTTTTATTCGCGTCACAGTTCACTACAAGATCTGCAATCGTCACTTTCACAAGCGCACTCACATGCAGATGAGCGTTTAGCTGAACGCGTGCTCAATTGGCTCGATTTAGCTGCTGGTAAAGGCGAGCAAGCTATACAACCGACACAGCCGCAGGAACTTCAAGAAATGCTGAAAAATCGTCAGAAGAAGACTACAGTGACAAAAACGGGACCAGCACAAGCTACGCGTGTTTCTGGCAATGTGACTACGACAAGCAGCAATAAACTACAGCGCGCTGCAACCGCACAAGCTTCAACAAAGTTTCAACCAACAACTACTGCTGCTCAATCACAAACGCGCATTCAATCGCCACCAGCACAACCGCCAGCGCCGCAATCCGCAACACAAACGCGCAAGCAGGTGCGCTATGCAAACGCAACGCGTACTACACAATCAACCTCCAACAACACCACTAGTCAGGCCGCAGCACAGATGAGTCAACAGCAGCCAACGTTAAGTAGAGATGCTGTCAAGCACGTTACAATCATTTTCGATCGTGAAGGTGTACCAGTGCGTTTCAATCGTCCGGTACGCAATATTGATTTATGCTCCTTAAGTGCTAGTCCGGACACGGTGCGGCGTTTGGCTGGTACGCTAGCATCAGCGCGCCTATACAGTGAGGTTGAGACACCCCAAACTAATGCAGTGCCGCGCATTATGTCTTCGAGAGTACGGTCGTCTAGTGATGCTTCGAAATCTGTACAAAGACGAACGCATGACACGAGCATTAACGATGCCAAGAAACAATTGCATATTTTTATGCCGAATTTACCGAAGAAGAATCTTTTGACAGCGATTGATGCAAACGAGAGTGTTTGTGGTAGTGCGGATGATACGCTAAGTGGACTTAGTAATGCTTTTAGTGAGTtgtgtaaaatttaa